From the Streptomyces nigrescens genome, one window contains:
- a CDS encoding acyl-CoA dehydrogenase family protein, translating into MADPLLFNPRTYDPAHFDPETRRLLRATVDWFEERGKRKLIEDYRSRAWLSDFLEFSTKEGLFATFLTPASAADGNQDKRWDTARIAALNEIFGFYGLDYWYAWQVTILGLGPVWQSDNAAVRSRAAELLSQGEVFAFGLSEKAHGADIYSTDMLLEPDGDGGFRASGSKYYIGNGNAAGLVSVFGRRTDIEGPDGYVFFAADSRHPAYHLVKNVVDSSKYVSEFRLEDYPVTAGDILHTGRAAFDAALNTVNVGKFNLCTGAIGICEHAMYEAVTHAQNRILYGRPVTAFPHVRRELTDAYVRLVGMKLFSDRAVDYFRSAGPEDRRYLLFNPMTKMKVTTEGEKVIDLMWDVIAAKGFEKDTYFAQAATEIRGLPKLEGTVHVNLALILKFMGNHLLNPAEYAPVPTRLDAADDAFLFQQGPARGLGAVRFHDWRTAYDAFAEVPNVARFREQADALCEFVTTAAPDEEQSRDLDLLLAIGQLFALVVHGQLILEQAQLTGLDADVLDELFAVLVRDFSAHAVELHGKDSATAEQQSWALGAVRRPVIDDARSKRVWQRVEALSGAYEMAP; encoded by the coding sequence ATGGCCGACCCGCTGCTGTTCAACCCCCGCACCTACGACCCGGCGCACTTCGACCCCGAGACCCGCCGGCTGCTGCGCGCCACCGTCGACTGGTTCGAGGAGCGCGGCAAGCGCAAGCTGATCGAGGACTACCGCTCTCGCGCCTGGCTGTCGGACTTCCTTGAGTTCTCCACCAAGGAAGGGCTGTTCGCGACCTTCCTCACCCCGGCCTCCGCCGCCGACGGGAACCAGGACAAGCGCTGGGACACCGCCCGGATAGCCGCCCTCAACGAGATCTTCGGCTTCTACGGGCTCGACTACTGGTACGCCTGGCAGGTCACCATTCTCGGCCTCGGCCCGGTCTGGCAGAGCGACAACGCCGCCGTCCGCAGCCGCGCGGCCGAACTCCTCTCCCAGGGCGAGGTGTTCGCCTTCGGACTCTCCGAGAAGGCCCACGGCGCCGACATCTACTCCACCGACATGCTCCTGGAGCCCGACGGTGACGGCGGCTTCCGCGCCAGCGGATCCAAGTACTACATCGGCAACGGCAACGCCGCCGGACTCGTCTCCGTCTTCGGCCGCCGCACCGACATCGAGGGCCCCGACGGCTATGTCTTCTTCGCCGCCGACAGCCGCCACCCGGCCTACCACCTGGTGAAGAACGTCGTCGACTCCTCGAAGTACGTCAGCGAGTTCCGCCTCGAGGACTACCCGGTCACCGCCGGCGACATCCTGCACACCGGCCGCGCCGCCTTCGACGCCGCCCTCAACACCGTCAACGTCGGCAAGTTCAACCTCTGCACCGGTGCGATCGGCATCTGTGAGCACGCGATGTACGAGGCCGTCACCCATGCGCAGAACCGCATCCTCTACGGCCGCCCCGTCACCGCCTTCCCGCACGTCCGCCGTGAGCTGACCGACGCCTACGTCCGCCTCGTCGGAATGAAGCTGTTCAGCGACCGCGCCGTCGACTACTTCCGCTCCGCGGGCCCCGAGGACCGCCGTTACCTCCTCTTCAACCCGATGACGAAGATGAAGGTGACCACCGAGGGCGAGAAGGTCATCGACCTGATGTGGGACGTAATCGCCGCCAAGGGCTTCGAGAAGGACACCTACTTCGCCCAGGCCGCCACGGAGATCCGCGGCCTGCCGAAGCTGGAGGGCACGGTCCACGTCAACCTCGCCCTGATCCTCAAGTTCATGGGCAACCACCTGCTGAACCCGGCCGAGTACGCGCCCGTGCCGACCCGCCTCGACGCGGCCGACGACGCGTTCCTCTTCCAGCAGGGCCCGGCCCGCGGTCTGGGCGCCGTACGCTTCCACGACTGGCGCACCGCCTACGACGCCTTCGCCGAGGTGCCGAACGTCGCCCGCTTCCGCGAACAGGCCGACGCCCTCTGCGAGTTCGTCACCACCGCCGCCCCCGACGAGGAGCAGAGCCGGGACCTCGACCTGCTGCTCGCCATCGGCCAGCTGTTCGCGCTGGTCGTCCACGGCCAGCTGATCCTGGAGCAGGCGCAGCTGACCGGCCTCGACGCGGACGTGCTCGACGAGCTGTTCGCCGTCCTGGTCCGGGACTTCTCCGCGCACGCCGTCGAACTGCACGGCAAGGACTCCGCCACCGCGGAGCAGCAGAGCTGGGCGCTGGGCGCGGTCCGCCGCCCGGTCATCGACGACGCCCGCTCGAAGCGCGTCTGGCAGCGGGTGGAGGCCCTGTCCGGGGCGTACGAGATGGCCCCGTAG
- a CDS encoding PadR family transcriptional regulator, with amino-acid sequence MALDHAILVSLLEKPGSGYELARRFERSIGYFWTATHQQIYRVLKRMESDGWVDVREVPQQARPDKKEYSVAALGRAALSAWLHEPIEPESVRHDLAVKIRGAAFDDPAALIHEVERHHQIHTDRLAHYLAGERRDFTGPEAPATPDAGQELQHVVLRGGIAYERMTLAWLDDVLATLHRLRPEH; translated from the coding sequence ATGGCGCTCGACCACGCGATCCTCGTCTCCCTGCTGGAGAAGCCGGGCTCCGGCTATGAGCTGGCCCGGCGGTTCGAGCGGTCCATCGGATACTTCTGGACCGCCACCCATCAGCAGATCTACCGCGTCCTCAAGCGCATGGAGAGCGACGGCTGGGTCGATGTCCGCGAGGTGCCGCAGCAGGCCCGGCCGGACAAGAAGGAGTACTCCGTCGCCGCTCTCGGCCGGGCCGCGCTCTCCGCGTGGCTGCACGAGCCGATCGAACCCGAGAGCGTCCGGCACGACCTCGCCGTGAAGATCCGCGGTGCGGCCTTCGACGATCCCGCCGCGCTGATCCATGAGGTCGAGCGGCACCATCAGATCCACACCGACCGCCTCGCCCACTATCTGGCGGGGGAGCGGCGTGACTTCACCGGCCCCGAGGCCCCCGCGACGCCCGACGCGGGCCAGGAACTCCAGCACGTCGTGCTGCGCGGCGGCATCGCCTATGAGCGGATGACGCTCGCCTGGCTCGACGACGTACTCGCCACCCTCCACCGACTCCGCCCCGAGCACTGA
- a CDS encoding DinB family protein, translated as MVYKIEPAAEPPVTLTSPYDLLTGYLDFYRETVLRKLEGMSDAELRNSRIPTGWSPLGLFKHLACVELRWMQWGFKGEHIEEPWAEFKNRSGPWHVEPGETFADVKEFFQEQCARSRAIVAAARLEDQAASLGGKVPADEDRPTLIWILFHLLQEYARHVGHLDIARELADGAVGE; from the coding sequence ATGGTTTACAAGATCGAACCCGCCGCAGAGCCTCCGGTGACTCTCACCAGCCCCTATGACCTTCTGACCGGCTACCTCGACTTCTACCGGGAAACGGTGCTGCGCAAGTTGGAGGGAATGTCCGACGCGGAGCTGAGGAACAGCCGGATTCCCACCGGATGGTCGCCGCTGGGATTGTTCAAGCACCTGGCCTGTGTGGAATTGCGCTGGATGCAATGGGGGTTCAAGGGGGAACACATCGAAGAACCATGGGCCGAATTCAAGAACCGTTCAGGGCCGTGGCACGTTGAACCAGGGGAAACGTTCGCGGACGTCAAGGAGTTCTTCCAGGAGCAGTGCGCGCGGTCCCGTGCCATCGTCGCCGCGGCCCGACTGGAGGACCAGGCCGCCAGTCTCGGCGGAAAGGTCCCGGCCGACGAGGACCGCCCCACCCTGATCTGGATCCTCTTTCATCTGCTCCAGGAGTACGCCCGGCACGTGGGGCACCTCGACATCGCACGTGAGCTGGCCGATGGAGCCGTCGGGGAGTAA
- a CDS encoding SRPBCC domain-containing protein — protein sequence MREITTTIDIAASPLEVWEALTDFRHYPEWNPFIREASGEARTGQTLTLRMFPAQGRPMTFRPRVLIADPGIELRWLGRFLLPGVFDGEHRFVLSQKDGVTRVTQSEQFSGLLIPLLGKTIDATTDNFRLLNEALKVRVEDRSTPRTTAP from the coding sequence ATGCGCGAGATCACCACCACCATCGATATCGCGGCATCTCCCCTTGAGGTGTGGGAGGCCCTGACCGATTTCCGGCACTACCCCGAGTGGAACCCTTTCATCCGTGAGGCCTCCGGCGAGGCCCGGACCGGCCAGACCCTCACCCTGCGGATGTTCCCGGCCCAGGGCCGGCCCATGACGTTCCGGCCGCGTGTGCTGATCGCCGATCCAGGAATCGAATTACGCTGGCTCGGACGTTTCCTTCTGCCGGGTGTCTTCGACGGCGAGCACCGCTTCGTGCTGAGCCAAAAAGACGGTGTCACCCGTGTCACCCAGAGCGAACAATTCTCCGGGCTGCTCATCCCGCTGCTCGGCAAGACCATTGACGCGACGACGGACAACTTCCGGCTGCTCAACGAGGCGCTCAAGGTTCGTGTCGAGGACCGGTCCACGCCCCGGACGACCGCTCCATGA
- a CDS encoding helix-turn-helix transcriptional regulator: MTFAHSRDACGDDWPLVGRERELAAMDAVAADVLSGGPRVVQLEGSAGIGKSALLSTWWDRNEQFRVLRARCHPLEREFAFGAVRQLFKPLLAAVSDTDRARLLEGSAAATLRALDDAAVPDPPPEAANVTAATLRELDALVSRLSRRQPLLLAVDALQWIDQPSLRWLVHFVGRADSDSLPVLIAVTTRSAEGRRLDPLCAELVRPANCHTLVVEPLDVDGVGQLVRTLWGAEEPDEAFCAACHAATGGHPLFVRALLHQAQRSGVKPTTEFRDRIPTVTLSTLGGEISHRLCQASDEVVALARALAFLGDRKPPELLAAYCGTGRAVVQSAAEELRSLGLLRADGNPRFTHPVVRDTVLATLSPEELGVGHARAAQVSCLSGRPDEEVAAHLLAAGPVHGSWVLPALRRAATEALRRGAPETAVTYLRSALHQPLDESERARVLLELGTAASHYDAALAISCVTGALEGLTDEAARSDALGVLAYSLLLSRGSRTDLSSVDRKIAALSERPTPGTGAADRELALRMSALRSWMEFERPSVTGPAPAPSPGADDDLADRTAGERQLLAIRAFHALRAALPAPYVAALIERASVNLPAFSHDLFPLHYFVAQTLLYLDELDTADRLNRHLTREISGRGMELLVSSLTVYRAVLALRRGNIAEALGAAQDAADHASPTGRLPYALTVDTIRIDALLAQGRVEAAERIAATHAVAGQTEVAWERPRFLMSLAALRIAQGELRTGLSLLRESGHHCEALGTVSPAMSPWRSRAVAVHLALGDPGAARALAEQELDLARRCRIPRALGVALRAAGTVTDGLRGLDMLAEAVTVLRTTPARLELARACHDFGLALLRRDDKRGARGALRDGLDLAVGCGATALAARLEERLHLAGGRVARSGSQGIRGLTAGEERVCTLAAQGYSNKQIAELLVVSLRTVETHLTGAYRKLGITGRPQLAAAMATTDRCRGGSEPADS; this comes from the coding sequence GTGACGTTCGCACATTCCCGCGATGCGTGCGGTGACGACTGGCCGTTGGTGGGGCGCGAACGCGAACTCGCTGCCATGGACGCCGTGGCTGCCGACGTCTTGTCCGGCGGTCCTCGCGTCGTCCAGCTCGAAGGGTCGGCCGGAATCGGCAAATCAGCCTTGCTGAGCACCTGGTGGGACCGGAACGAGCAGTTCCGGGTGCTGCGGGCCCGCTGCCACCCCTTGGAGCGCGAATTCGCCTTCGGCGCCGTCCGGCAGCTGTTCAAGCCGCTGCTGGCGGCCGTCTCCGACACCGACCGGGCACGCCTTCTGGAAGGGTCCGCGGCGGCCACGCTGCGGGCACTGGACGATGCCGCGGTCCCGGATCCGCCGCCGGAGGCCGCCAATGTGACGGCAGCGACGCTGCGGGAACTGGACGCACTGGTCTCCCGGCTGTCCCGCCGGCAGCCCCTGCTGCTGGCGGTGGACGCCCTGCAGTGGATCGATCAGCCGTCGCTGCGCTGGCTGGTCCACTTCGTCGGACGGGCGGACAGTGACAGTCTCCCGGTGCTGATCGCCGTGACCACCCGTAGTGCCGAGGGCCGGAGGCTCGATCCGCTGTGCGCCGAGCTGGTCCGGCCCGCGAACTGCCACACCCTCGTCGTGGAGCCGCTCGACGTGGACGGTGTGGGACAGCTGGTGCGGACGCTATGGGGCGCGGAGGAGCCCGACGAGGCCTTCTGCGCCGCCTGCCACGCCGCCACCGGCGGGCATCCGCTGTTCGTCCGTGCCCTGCTCCACCAGGCACAGCGCAGCGGGGTGAAGCCGACGACGGAATTCCGGGACCGGATCCCCACCGTCACCCTGTCCACGCTCGGCGGGGAGATCTCGCACCGGCTCTGCCAGGCGTCCGACGAGGTCGTGGCGCTGGCACGGGCGCTGGCCTTCCTGGGCGACCGCAAGCCACCGGAGCTGCTCGCCGCGTACTGCGGAACCGGGCGGGCCGTGGTGCAGTCCGCGGCTGAGGAACTGCGGTCGCTCGGCCTGCTGCGGGCGGACGGCAACCCCCGCTTCACCCACCCCGTCGTCCGCGACACCGTGCTGGCCACGCTGTCGCCCGAGGAACTCGGCGTCGGCCACGCGCGGGCGGCCCAGGTGTCCTGTCTGAGCGGACGCCCCGACGAGGAGGTCGCGGCCCATCTGCTGGCGGCCGGCCCCGTCCACGGCTCCTGGGTCCTGCCGGCCCTGCGCCGGGCGGCCACGGAGGCCCTGCGCCGCGGCGCGCCGGAGACCGCGGTGACCTATCTGCGCTCCGCGTTGCACCAGCCGCTGGACGAGTCCGAGCGCGCCCGGGTGCTCCTGGAACTGGGCACCGCGGCCAGCCATTACGATGCCGCGCTGGCCATCTCCTGCGTCACCGGCGCGCTCGAAGGGCTGACCGACGAGGCGGCCCGCAGTGACGCCCTGGGTGTGCTGGCCTACTCCCTGCTCCTCTCCCGGGGGTCCCGTACGGACCTGTCGAGCGTGGACCGGAAGATCGCGGCATTAAGCGAACGGCCCACGCCGGGCACCGGGGCCGCCGACCGCGAACTGGCGCTGCGGATGAGTGCCCTGCGCTCCTGGATGGAGTTCGAGCGGCCGTCCGTCACCGGCCCGGCTCCGGCACCGTCCCCTGGCGCCGACGACGACCTGGCCGACCGCACCGCGGGGGAGCGCCAACTGCTCGCCATCCGCGCCTTCCACGCCCTGCGGGCGGCCCTGCCCGCCCCGTACGTCGCCGCTCTGATCGAGCGTGCGTCCGTCAACCTGCCGGCGTTCTCCCACGACCTGTTCCCGCTGCACTACTTCGTCGCCCAGACGCTGCTGTACCTCGACGAACTCGATACGGCCGACCGGCTCAACCGCCATCTGACCCGGGAGATCTCGGGCCGGGGCATGGAACTGCTGGTCTCCTCCCTGACCGTCTACCGAGCCGTGCTGGCGCTGCGCCGCGGAAACATCGCCGAGGCCCTCGGCGCGGCTCAGGACGCCGCGGACCATGCCTCCCCGACCGGGAGGCTGCCGTACGCCCTGACCGTGGACACCATCAGGATCGACGCGCTGCTCGCCCAGGGCCGGGTCGAGGCCGCCGAGCGTATTGCGGCCACTCATGCCGTGGCCGGGCAGACGGAAGTGGCATGGGAACGGCCCCGGTTCCTCATGAGCCTGGCCGCACTGCGGATCGCCCAGGGCGAGCTGCGGACGGGGCTGTCCCTGCTCCGCGAGTCCGGTCACCACTGCGAGGCCCTGGGGACGGTCAGCCCGGCGATGTCCCCGTGGCGCTCCCGCGCGGTCGCCGTCCATCTCGCCCTGGGGGACCCCGGGGCGGCCCGTGCGCTGGCCGAACAGGAGCTGGACCTCGCCCGGCGCTGCCGGATCCCACGGGCCCTCGGGGTGGCACTGCGGGCGGCGGGGACCGTGACGGACGGCCTCCGGGGACTCGACATGCTGGCCGAGGCCGTGACCGTCCTCAGAACCACCCCCGCACGCCTCGAACTCGCCCGCGCCTGCCATGACTTCGGCCTCGCCCTGCTGCGCCGGGACGACAAGCGCGGCGCCCGCGGGGCCCTGCGCGACGGCCTGGACCTCGCTGTCGGGTGTGGCGCCACGGCGCTCGCCGCACGGCTGGAGGAGCGGCTGCACCTCGCCGGCGGGCGCGTCGCCCGATCCGGGAGCCAGGGAATCCGCGGGCTGACCGCAGGGGAGGAGCGCGTCTGCACACTGGCGGCCCAGGGCTACAGCAACAAGCAGATCGCCGAACTGCTCGTCGTCTCGCTGCGGACCGTGGAAACCCACCTCACCGGCGCCTACCGCAAACTCGGGATCACCGGCCGCCCGCAGCTGGCGGCGGCGATGGCCACTACGGACAGGTGCCGCGGGGGGAGCGAACCGGCGGACTCCTGA
- a CDS encoding DUF779 domain-containing protein, with translation MGGGDGWETAAPETASPEGVARIALTAAATELLRLLREQHGPLMFHQSGGCCDGSAPMCYPAGDFRTGSSDVLLARLDVEGVREPVGFWMSADQFQRWQHTHLTVDVVPGRGSGFSLEAPEGVRFLIRSRLFTEEERAGLGG, from the coding sequence ATGGGCGGCGGCGACGGGTGGGAGACGGCCGCTCCGGAGACCGCGTCCCCGGAGGGCGTGGCGCGTATCGCGCTCACCGCGGCGGCGACCGAACTGCTGCGTCTGCTGCGGGAGCAGCACGGCCCGCTGATGTTCCACCAGTCCGGCGGCTGCTGCGACGGCAGCGCCCCCATGTGCTACCCGGCAGGGGACTTCCGTACGGGATCGTCGGATGTGCTGCTGGCCCGGCTGGACGTGGAGGGCGTACGGGAGCCGGTGGGCTTCTGGATGTCGGCGGACCAGTTCCAGCGCTGGCAGCACACGCATCTGACGGTGGACGTCGTACCGGGGCGGGGCAGTGGATTCTCGCTGGAGGCGCCGGAGGGGGTGCGCTTCCTGATCCGCTCACGGCTGTTCACCGAGGAGGAACGCGCGGGTCTCGGCGGCTGA
- a CDS encoding lytic polysaccharide monooxygenase auxiliary activity family 9 protein: MHKKRKLALALGAGIAPLLVVTLPVGPASAHGYVSSPPSRQAQCAAGTIDCGPIKWEPQSVEGPKGLTSCSGGNSRFAELDDDSKGWKVTPVGSSQTFNWRLTARHSTSTWQYFVGGKKVAEFNDGGAQPPATVSHTVNFGGITGKQKILAVWNIADTANAFYACIDVTIGG, encoded by the coding sequence ATGCACAAGAAGAGAAAACTCGCCCTCGCCCTCGGTGCCGGAATCGCCCCGCTGCTCGTCGTCACCCTGCCGGTCGGCCCGGCGAGCGCACACGGCTATGTGTCCTCGCCGCCCAGCCGGCAGGCGCAGTGTGCCGCCGGCACCATCGACTGCGGTCCGATCAAGTGGGAGCCGCAGAGCGTCGAGGGCCCCAAGGGGCTGACCAGCTGTAGCGGCGGCAACAGCCGGTTCGCCGAACTCGACGACGACAGCAAGGGCTGGAAGGTCACCCCGGTCGGCAGCTCCCAGACCTTCAACTGGCGCCTGACCGCCCGTCATTCCACCAGCACCTGGCAGTACTTCGTCGGCGGGAAGAAGGTCGCCGAGTTCAACGACGGCGGTGCGCAGCCGCCGGCGACGGTCTCGCACACCGTCAACTTCGGCGGCATCACCGGCAAGCAGAAGATCCTCGCGGTCTGGAACATCGCCGACACCGCGAATGCCTTCTACGCCTGTATCGACGTCACGATCGGCGGCTGA
- a CDS encoding LacI family DNA-binding transcriptional regulator has translation MAEVTLKDVALASGCSIATVSRVLAGTRPVGVETARTVREAAERLGYRPNQVARALRSRSTGTVGLVLPQITNPFFPSLVRELEHALHAEGRAVLLADCDDDPATEAARISAFLGRQVDALLLIPVDERRSREAVASAAAQVPLVLLDRGCGPGVADSVAVDNAAGMALVLDHLAATGRRRPCFVGAAGTASAAVERRAAYEAGVAALDPTAPGRIELGDFSVEWGRAAVDRIWPSRPDALICANDLIAAGALQRLRQLGADVPGEVAVTGFDDIPLAGLADPALTTVRQPVGELAAEAARLLTHRPSAGAPGPRRTVRLAPQLVVRASSAPVVGAPSAH, from the coding sequence GTGGCCGAAGTCACGCTGAAGGACGTTGCGCTGGCGTCGGGCTGCTCCATTGCCACGGTCTCCCGCGTACTGGCCGGCACCCGTCCGGTCGGCGTCGAGACCGCCCGCACGGTACGCGAGGCGGCCGAGCGGCTGGGCTACCGGCCCAACCAGGTGGCCCGCGCCCTGCGCAGCCGCTCCACCGGGACCGTCGGTCTCGTCCTGCCGCAGATCACCAACCCGTTCTTCCCCTCCCTCGTCCGGGAGCTGGAGCATGCGCTGCACGCCGAGGGGCGGGCCGTGCTGCTCGCCGACTGCGATGACGACCCGGCGACGGAGGCGGCCCGGATCAGCGCGTTCCTGGGGCGGCAGGTCGACGCGCTGCTGCTGATACCCGTCGATGAGCGGCGCAGCCGGGAGGCGGTGGCGAGTGCGGCCGCGCAGGTGCCGCTGGTGCTGCTCGACCGCGGCTGCGGCCCCGGCGTCGCGGACTCCGTCGCCGTCGACAACGCGGCCGGTATGGCCCTCGTACTCGATCATCTGGCCGCCACCGGCCGCCGCCGCCCCTGCTTCGTGGGTGCCGCCGGGACCGCGTCGGCGGCGGTCGAGCGGCGCGCGGCGTACGAGGCGGGAGTCGCGGCGCTGGACCCCACGGCCCCCGGGCGCATCGAACTCGGCGACTTCTCGGTGGAGTGGGGACGCGCCGCCGTCGACCGCATCTGGCCGTCCCGGCCGGACGCCCTGATCTGCGCCAACGACCTCATTGCCGCCGGTGCGCTGCAACGTCTGCGGCAGCTCGGTGCGGACGTACCGGGCGAGGTCGCCGTCACCGGCTTTGACGACATCCCGCTCGCCGGTCTCGCCGACCCGGCACTGACCACCGTCCGCCAGCCGGTCGGCGAACTGGCCGCCGAGGCCGCCCGCCTGCTGACCCACCGGCCGTCCGCCGGAGCGCCCGGACCACGGCGCACGGTCCGCCTCGCACCACAGCTGGTCGTACGGGCCTCCAGCGCGCCCGTCGTCGGCGCCCCCTCGGCTCACTGA
- a CDS encoding nucleoside hydrolase — protein sequence MARKIILDCDPGHDDAIAMLLAHGNPDVELVAVTTVVGNQTLEKVTRNALSVARIAGITGVPFAAGCPRPLVRAIETAPDIHGETGLDGPELPEPAIELDRRHAVDLIIDTVMSHEPGEITIVPTAGLTNIALAVRKEPRLAERVREVVLMGGGYHEGNWSAVAEFNIIIDPEAAHIVFNERWPVTMVGLDLTHQALATPEVDAKIAAVGTRPAKFVGELLDFFREAYRENQGFDHPPVHDPCAVAYVIDPDVMTVRKAPVDIELRGALTVGMTVTDFRAPAPDDCTTQVAVTLDHERFWNLVVDALERIGDIEA from the coding sequence TTGGCCAGAAAGATCATCCTCGACTGCGACCCGGGGCATGACGATGCGATCGCCATGCTCCTGGCACATGGCAACCCCGATGTCGAGCTGGTCGCCGTGACGACCGTGGTCGGGAACCAGACGCTGGAGAAGGTGACCCGCAACGCCCTGTCCGTGGCGCGGATCGCCGGGATCACGGGTGTGCCCTTTGCCGCCGGCTGCCCGCGTCCGCTGGTCCGGGCCATCGAGACGGCGCCGGACATCCACGGCGAGACCGGCCTCGACGGCCCGGAGCTGCCCGAGCCGGCCATCGAGCTGGACCGCCGGCACGCGGTGGACCTGATCATCGACACGGTGATGTCCCACGAGCCGGGCGAGATCACCATCGTCCCGACCGCGGGTCTGACGAACATCGCGCTGGCCGTGCGCAAGGAGCCGCGGCTCGCGGAGCGGGTCCGTGAGGTCGTCCTGATGGGCGGCGGCTACCACGAGGGCAACTGGAGCGCGGTCGCCGAGTTCAACATCATCATCGACCCCGAGGCCGCGCACATCGTCTTCAACGAGCGCTGGCCGGTCACCATGGTCGGCCTCGATCTGACGCACCAGGCGCTGGCGACCCCCGAGGTCGATGCGAAGATCGCCGCGGTCGGCACCCGCCCCGCCAAGTTCGTCGGTGAGCTGCTGGACTTCTTCCGCGAGGCCTACCGCGAGAACCAGGGCTTCGACCACCCGCCGGTGCACGACCCGTGCGCGGTCGCGTATGTCATCGACCCGGACGTCATGACCGTACGCAAGGCCCCCGTCGACATCGAGCTGCGCGGCGCGCTGACGGTCGGCATGACCGTCACGGACTTCCGTGCGCCCGCCCCGGACGACTGCACCACCCAGGTCGCGGTCACGCTCGACCACGAGCGGTTCTGGAACCTCGTCGTGGACGCGCTCGAGCGGATCGGCGACATCGAGGCATGA
- a CDS encoding MFS transporter, giving the protein MNTPTETSTATGERPAEGTGGGSGVRIGVLVTALLAACFAFQLNASMLSPALKNIEDTLGASSAEIGLTQTAFFTSAALFSLFLPRLGDVIGRRRVLAGMLALMVVGCVVAALATSVPMLFAGRIIQGVCGPVVPLCLIMLRVEVQEPKRYGTLLGVITAVNGGIAGVDSLAGGYLADSHGFQSVFWAMAVVAALATVLVATLTPESKAPAATRMDWPGVALLVVSVGSLLIALNEAGKLAAADWPLIAVLLVLAAAAFALFWRTENRSAHPLVATRHLKQRATWATLLTTVLTMTGVFAVMNGLIPAFAQDAQAGLGMSAEQSAWWTLSPYALAGLAMGPLAGRLAATFGYGRILRFGLVGSVATVALMLFTMHSQSQLLLLVTSILVGIAYAGVANIVLNGLGIVLSPSENPGFLPGLNAGAFNLGAGLSFALLYAVKTAASPTDPASSGGYTAGMIAGVVILAAAIATSFLIPKPVAAEAQS; this is encoded by the coding sequence ATGAACACTCCCACCGAGACGAGCACCGCCACCGGAGAGCGCCCCGCCGAGGGGACCGGCGGCGGGTCCGGAGTCCGCATCGGCGTGCTGGTCACCGCGCTGCTCGCGGCCTGTTTCGCCTTCCAGCTCAACGCCAGCATGCTCAGCCCCGCGCTGAAGAACATCGAGGACACCCTCGGGGCCAGCTCCGCGGAGATCGGTCTCACCCAGACCGCGTTCTTCACCTCGGCGGCGCTGTTCTCGCTCTTCCTCCCGCGGCTGGGCGATGTCATCGGGCGCCGCCGGGTGCTGGCCGGGATGCTCGCCCTGATGGTCGTCGGCTGTGTCGTCGCCGCGCTGGCGACCAGCGTGCCGATGCTGTTCGCCGGCCGCATCATCCAGGGGGTCTGCGGTCCGGTCGTCCCGCTGTGTCTGATCATGCTGCGGGTGGAGGTGCAGGAGCCGAAGCGGTACGGCACCCTGCTCGGCGTGATCACCGCCGTCAACGGCGGGATCGCCGGTGTCGACTCGCTCGCGGGCGGTTACCTGGCCGACAGCCATGGCTTCCAGTCGGTGTTCTGGGCGATGGCGGTCGTCGCCGCCCTGGCCACCGTCCTGGTCGCCACCCTGACCCCCGAGTCGAAGGCGCCCGCCGCGACCCGGATGGACTGGCCCGGAGTCGCGCTGCTCGTGGTCTCGGTCGGCTCACTGCTGATCGCACTCAACGAGGCTGGCAAGCTGGCCGCCGCCGACTGGCCGCTGATCGCCGTGCTCCTCGTGCTGGCCGCGGCCGCCTTCGCCCTGTTCTGGCGGACCGAGAACCGCAGCGCGCACCCGCTGGTCGCCACCCGGCACCTCAAGCAGCGTGCGACCTGGGCGACCCTGCTGACCACCGTGCTCACCATGACCGGGGTGTTCGCCGTCATGAACGGGCTGATCCCGGCGTTCGCCCAGGACGCCCAGGCCGGTCTCGGGATGAGCGCCGAGCAGTCCGCGTGGTGGACGCTGTCGCCGTACGCGCTCGCCGGACTGGCCATGGGCCCGCTGGCCGGCCGCCTCGCCGCGACCTTCGGCTACGGCCGCATCCTGCGGTTCGGCCTGGTCGGTTCGGTGGCGACGGTCGCCCTGATGCTGTTCACGATGCACAGCCAGTCTCAGCTCCTGCTGCTGGTGACGTCCATCCTGGTGGGCATCGCCTACGCGGGCGTGGCGAACATCGTCCTCAACGGGCTGGGCATCGTCCTGTCCCCCAGCGAGAACCCGGGCTTCCTGCCCGGTCTGAACGCGGGCGCCTTCAACCTCGGCGCGGGACTCAGCTTTGCGCTCCTGTACGCGGTCAAGACCGCCGCGTCACCGACGGACCCGGCGTCGTCCGGCGGCTACACCGCCGGCATGATCGCGGGCGTGGTCATCCTGGCCGCGGCCATTGCGACGTCTTTCCTGATCCCGAAGCCGGTGGCGGCCGAAGCACAGAGCTGA